In Vicingus serpentipes, the following are encoded in one genomic region:
- a CDS encoding lysophospholipid acyltransferase family protein, with protein MSKIAAFIYKLLGWKTVGSIPPELKKYVILAAPHTSNWDFLYGRLYFYIFKIPVKFFIKKEWFFFPMGFLFDLMGGVPVDRSKNTNLTDEIAKSFEQNDKMAMMVTPEGTRSYSPDWKKGFYFIAQKANVPIILGFLDYPNKEAGFGPVFYPTGDIDKDIEEIKSFYRTKKGRFPEKGVL; from the coding sequence GTGTCAAAAATAGCCGCTTTTATATATAAATTATTGGGTTGGAAAACAGTTGGATCAATTCCTCCTGAACTTAAAAAATATGTGATTTTAGCAGCTCCCCATACAAGTAATTGGGATTTTCTTTATGGTCGCCTATATTTTTACATTTTTAAAATACCAGTTAAGTTTTTTATCAAAAAAGAGTGGTTTTTTTTCCCAATGGGGTTTTTATTCGATTTAATGGGAGGGGTTCCTGTTGATAGAAGTAAAAACACAAACTTAACCGATGAAATTGCTAAATCATTTGAACAGAATGATAAAATGGCAATGATGGTTACCCCAGAAGGAACAAGAAGCTATAGTCCGGATTGGAAAAAAGGGTTTTATTTTATAGCTCAAAAAGCTAATGTGCCAATTATTCTTGGTTTCTTAGATTATCCCAATAAAGAAGCAGGGTTTGGGCCTGTTTTTTATCCAACAGGTGATATAGACAAAGACATAGAAGAAATTAAAAGTTTTTACCGTACAAAAAAAGGACGTTTTCCAGAGAAAGGTGTTTTATAA
- the obgE gene encoding GTPase ObgE — protein MSGTNFIDYVKIHCRSGNGGAGSRHFRREKYEAKGGPDGGDGGRGGHIIVRGNKNLWTLLHLKYKRHVKAGHGEAGSGSRSTGAEGEDAYVEVPLGTVAKDPETGETLFEITEDGEEQILVKGGRGGLGNDHFKSATNQAPRYAQPGEPYQEAWRILELKVLADVGLVGFPNAGKSTLLSVLSAAKPEIANYPFTTLVPNLGIVEYRDFRSFVMADIPGIIEGAHEGKGLGLRFLRHIERNSVLLFLIAADSDDINKEYQTLLNEIKQFNPELLDKERILAISKSDMLDDELKTEIAQDMPDVPWMFISSVAQQGLMELKDVLWKKIND, from the coding sequence ATGTCGGGTACAAATTTTATAGATTATGTAAAGATTCATTGCCGTTCTGGTAATGGAGGAGCAGGTTCACGACATTTCCGAAGAGAAAAATATGAAGCCAAAGGAGGTCCTGATGGCGGAGATGGAGGTAGAGGTGGTCATATTATAGTGAGAGGGAATAAAAACTTATGGACACTTTTACATTTAAAATATAAAAGACACGTAAAAGCAGGGCATGGAGAAGCGGGTAGTGGTTCAAGAAGTACCGGTGCAGAAGGTGAAGATGCTTATGTTGAAGTGCCTTTAGGAACTGTTGCAAAAGACCCAGAAACCGGAGAGACATTATTTGAAATAACCGAAGACGGAGAGGAACAAATCTTAGTAAAAGGAGGAAGAGGTGGATTAGGAAATGATCATTTTAAATCTGCCACAAATCAAGCACCTCGATATGCTCAACCTGGAGAACCTTATCAAGAAGCATGGCGAATTTTAGAACTAAAAGTATTAGCTGATGTTGGTTTAGTTGGTTTCCCAAATGCAGGTAAATCTACTTTGCTTTCGGTTTTGTCTGCTGCAAAACCAGAAATAGCAAACTATCCTTTTACCACTTTAGTACCTAACTTAGGTATCGTTGAATATAGAGATTTTCGTTCGTTTGTAATGGCAGATATACCTGGTATTATTGAAGGAGCTCACGAAGGTAAAGGTTTAGGATTGAGGTTTTTAAGGCACATAGAGCGTAATTCTGTTTTATTATTTTTAATTGCTGCCGATAGTGATGATATCAATAAAGAGTACCAAACTTTATTGAATGAGATTAAGCAATTTAATCCAGAGCTTTTAGATAAAGAAAGAATATTAGCAATTTCAAAATCTGACATGCTTGATGATGAACTTAAAACTGAAATAGCTCAAGATATGCCTGATGTGCCTTGGATGTTTATCTCCTCTGTTGCCCAACAAGGGTTGATGGAATTGAAAGATGTGCTTTGGAAAAAGATTAATGATTAA
- a CDS encoding adenylate kinase — protein MLNIVLFGPPGAGKGTQAAKLIDKYNLVHLSTGDIFRANIKGETDLGKLAKTYIDKGELVPDEVTIGMLESEVDKTPEAKGYIFDGFPRTTPQAEALDKFLSSKNTSISLMVALDVAEEELIKRLLERGKDSGRADDQDESIIANRISVYNKQTSVVADFYNAKNKFQKINGVGDIEEIFSRLCSAIDNR, from the coding sequence ATGTTAAATATAGTATTGTTTGGCCCTCCTGGGGCTGGAAAAGGCACTCAAGCTGCAAAATTAATTGATAAATATAATCTTGTTCATTTATCTACCGGAGATATTTTTAGAGCTAATATTAAAGGAGAAACTGACTTAGGTAAATTAGCAAAAACATATATTGATAAAGGAGAATTAGTACCTGATGAGGTGACTATTGGTATGCTTGAGTCTGAGGTGGATAAAACACCAGAAGCAAAAGGTTATATTTTTGATGGGTTTCCTAGAACTACACCTCAAGCAGAAGCTCTAGATAAATTTTTATCATCAAAAAATACTTCAATATCATTGATGGTTGCATTAGATGTAGCTGAAGAAGAATTAATTAAAAGATTATTAGAAAGAGGTAAAGATAGTGGAAGAGCTGATGATCAAGATGAAAGTATAATTGCAAATAGAATAAGCGTTTACAATAAACAAACTTCAGTTGTTGCTGATTTTTATAATGCAAAGAATAAATTTCAAAAAATTAATGGCGTTGGAGATATTGAAGAAATATTTTCTCGTTTGTGTAGCGCTATTGATAATCGCTAA
- the hpt gene encoding hypoxanthine phosphoribosyltransferase: METITVKDLSFKPFISEEELDVAIKKVAQKINEDYKGKTPIFLGVLNGSFMFMGDLMKSINLDCYTSFVKMASYEGTESTGKINELIGLNEDIEGKDIILVEDIVDTGNTLVKLFDILKEKNPKSIKIATLLYKPEAYNKDHKIDYVGKEIPNAFVLGYGLDYDGLGRNLSSIYVLKD; the protein is encoded by the coding sequence ATGGAAACTATTACAGTAAAAGACCTATCGTTTAAGCCATTTATTTCAGAAGAAGAACTAGATGTGGCTATAAAAAAAGTTGCTCAAAAAATTAATGAAGATTACAAAGGGAAAACACCAATTTTTTTAGGTGTTTTAAATGGATCTTTTATGTTTATGGGAGACTTAATGAAATCAATAAATTTAGATTGCTATACTTCGTTTGTTAAAATGGCATCTTATGAAGGTACTGAAAGTACTGGTAAGATAAATGAATTAATAGGTTTAAATGAGGATATAGAAGGGAAAGATATTATTTTAGTTGAAGATATTGTAGATACAGGAAATACATTGGTAAAGCTTTTTGATATTTTAAAGGAAAAGAATCCAAAGAGTATTAAAATAGCAACTTTATTGTACAAGCCAGAAGCTTACAACAAGGATCATAAAATTGACTATGTAGGGAAGGAAATACCAAATGCATTTGTATTGGGATATGGTTTGGATTATGATGGATTAGGAAGAAATTTAAGTTCAATATACGTGCTAAAAGATTAG
- a CDS encoding PorP/SprF family type IX secretion system membrane protein, with translation MRELNKIAVLCLFLLSITVLGQDVHFSQFSQTPQLINPGATGSFMGSFRGILNYKTQWGGLGAAYKTYAASFDMPVAKGNGKRAHLGVGGNFYQDAAGDANYGNFLGGVSVAGILPVSDYHSFSAGIQIGFGQYSAKLSKLTWGNQFDGEGFDTEINSNEVGSLSSKLYTDIGAGIYYKFQNSSQYFLGSEIKSFNVGLAAYHINKPKQDFLGVAEEQLNMKIVGQFSGTFDMGGSSVALVPSMFYAQQLKYKEITAGLLIKIGFGSETRYSGLFKQSAILFGAHYRVRDAIIPQFYLQFSDFMFGVSYDYNNSSLSDVTNGNGGLEISLKYVNKPKALQRKSF, from the coding sequence ATGAGAGAGTTAAACAAAATAGCTGTACTATGTTTATTTCTGTTGAGTATAACAGTTTTAGGACAAGATGTACATTTTTCCCAATTTTCTCAAACACCTCAGTTAATTAATCCAGGAGCTACAGGTTCATTTATGGGTTCATTTAGAGGTATTCTCAATTATAAAACACAGTGGGGAGGATTAGGTGCAGCATATAAAACTTATGCAGCATCTTTTGATATGCCTGTTGCCAAAGGCAATGGTAAAAGAGCTCATTTAGGTGTGGGGGGTAATTTTTATCAAGACGCCGCCGGAGATGCTAATTATGGTAATTTTTTAGGTGGAGTTTCTGTTGCAGGTATATTGCCTGTTAGTGATTATCATAGTTTCTCTGCAGGTATTCAAATTGGTTTTGGGCAATATTCAGCAAAACTTTCTAAATTAACCTGGGGTAATCAGTTTGATGGTGAAGGCTTTGATACAGAAATAAACTCTAATGAAGTAGGAAGTTTAAGTTCTAAACTTTATACGGATATAGGAGCTGGAATCTATTATAAATTTCAAAACTCCTCTCAATATTTTTTAGGAAGTGAAATAAAAAGTTTTAATGTTGGATTAGCAGCTTATCATATTAATAAGCCAAAACAAGATTTTTTAGGTGTTGCTGAAGAACAATTAAATATGAAAATCGTTGGTCAATTCTCAGGTACCTTTGATATGGGTGGTTCTTCAGTTGCTCTTGTTCCATCTATGTTTTATGCTCAACAATTAAAATACAAAGAAATTACGGCAGGTTTATTAATTAAAATAGGGTTCGGTTCAGAAACAAGATATTCGGGTCTTTTTAAGCAATCTGCTATTCTATTTGGGGCTCATTATAGAGTAAGAGATGCAATTATTCCTCAATTTTATTTGCAATTTTCTGATTTCATGTTTGGTGTTTCATACGATTATAATAACTCAAGCTTGTCTGATGTAACAAATGGTAATGGAGGGCTTGAGATTTCTCTCAAGTATGTAAATAAACCAAAAGCACTGCAAAGAAAATCTTTTTAA